AATGCAAATATTCAATGCTTGATTATAGTACAGAAAGTAAGTACTGACATTGGCTTTATTGCTCTGAGTGATTGTTAAATGTTGATGTCTGATTTGTTGTTATAATAGGGATTCTCTAGCTTATCCATAGGAAAACTTAGCACTTACAGTCTTTCAAAAGTATAGTTCACTCACGTTTTGACCCAATACTTTAATACAGCCTCTTCGCAGAGCTCTTCAAAGACAAATATTTTAGTTCTTCAAGCTATGAGGATCTTTCTGGGAGTATATTATCTAGATGTGGTTTCCTTGTAACATACATAAGTGAAAATGcctatattttcatattcacatGTACTCGTGTTTCAAAAGAAAGAGTCCCTTCCTGGAGATAACTACAGTCACCAAATAAGAAGTTTTGTGAGCATTCAACATTGAGGTGAGCGAGTAAAAGATATATAAACTGTTCCACAAGGTGCTCACATTTTGCAGCACCAGTGGGAGAAGTCAATATCCTATATCTTCTACTAATTGGTGATTAGTTCTAATTGGGATGTCTATTGACCAGAGTCCATAAATTTCATCCTTGGACAAAAATGGTGTGATGTTTATACAGACCTGGAGCAGAGAAGTGAATGTATATTAATACATAGATACATGCATTTCTGTGTTGATTCATATTATCTACTGTCCTTATAAGGACAAAAAAATAGGCAACTGCTTGCCCATATAATGTTCTGAATTGCATGCTTCCCATTTAAATAGAAACTCAAACCAGATGTGGACAACCAGGAGGTAGTATCAATCATTCTCAAGTAATCTTTGTGTGTACATATGCATGTAATCATGCTTATGAGATCGGAACTTTTATGAAGGgcatcattaatttttttttacagaaGAATAATTGGAAGACGACTCTTCATTTTTTACTAGAGAAACTGATAGAGAAATTGGttctcttaaaatatttttctgcTAAACTGAgtgaaaaaaatgggtttttggttttcttaaaatattcttctGCAGAATCttgcaaatgttttttttaataaatatatgaacCATTTTACAAACAAGAATATTGAATGTTCTTAATACCTTGAAGCATGTTTTCAGCTAGTTCAGGGTTTCATCATGCAGTGTTTTGATTCCATGAAGATAGCATTGTGACTCTTGTAAGTTTCTTGGTAAGAAGCACAGGGTTGCAGTGTTTTTAATGGTACACCATAAAATAGGCTATTCCTGCAGCTGGGTATTTGTCTCCTTGTGTTtgtccaaaatatatattttgcttgacATGAAATCTATTAATTTTGATAAACTCTGCATGGtgattttccaaatattttatcCTCAGACCATTACAACCATGAAACTATCATGTGCATGCACAATAAGAGCTAAATTCTTCACCCTCATTTTGCTTAACAACTAAATTGTGATGGGTGTCATCAGCTTGTCTTTCTATCTTCAAGGAATCCAAAGCAGAGAGTTTCATATACCACACTGTGTAACAGAATCAATGTTGTCAAACTGATACTTATCATGGGGCATACTGTTTTCTGTCAAGGAGTCCTAACATGTAACTGGTTACTACTTGGGGTTAAGAGCTTATGTAAGATGTTTCTTATAAATCCTGCATGAATGGGAATGAAAAGTCATGGTACATTAGGTGGTTTTTATACCTTGGACCAAAATTTTCTTGATGATCATAGAACTCTTATTGTTTCCCTTTTGAAGGGATTGAAGAAGTGGGATGGTGTTCACCTGAAACGGTTGCTAAGAGTCTAAGACTACTGTCTCTGATGCACTTATCCATCTGGATCACTTGTTTTGCTTCTGGTTGTTGTACCATTTGTGTCTTTgaacttcataaaaatgttcATCTCATAACcaattttagattttaaatggTGCATGTGGTCAACAGGGCAAACGCACTGAAACCTATTGAGGCTTGAGGTGCCCAAGATGTTCAAGAAAAAGATGTATCTCGTTGTGGAAGTGATCCAAATACATACTATTTGGAAATAgtacttataaaataaaatttagtcaGATTGCAATTCTTGCCATGTGTGACagataaaatttcttttgctgcctgataacatattttatagatatgtgtgtgtgtgtgtgtgcgtgtgtaTGTACGTACGTACGTATGTATGTACGTACGTACGTACGTATGTATGTACGTATGTACGTATGTACGTATATGTATTAATACTCCATTAAACTCCTTGAATTAGCTGATTTGTGGATGTCATGGCAAGGTTATGCATTTTCTGCATATTTGTCTGAGTTCTTGGGagttaagtttttattttgtttgtcaTTGGTGAATTTACCTTGGGTTACTGATAGTATAATTCGAAAACCTGCACTGAGTTTGCTGATTCATAGACATTTATATCATGGTGAAACCATGTCATACAAGTATTTTGCAAGTTCTGCATATTTTTTTTGACTCCCTGGAATTGTGGATTTGTTTTTCGTTGGATAGGCAAACTGATATTCCAGAATATTATGAAGCCATGAggcaattttgttttcatttaatgtcCTAACTCATTTTCCATTGGCCCCAatcttggtttttatttcacGTGTACAAACTTTTCTATGTTAGCTGCAATCTTCACTTTGGACTTCCATTCATTCTTGTTTGAATAATTTCTGAGGTCTATCTAAATGTTTTACAGCTATGACAAATCAACAGCTAATGGATAATGGAAATCGGATGATGGATGAGACTGATCAAGTCATTGAGAGATCAAAAAAGGTTAGTTTATCTCTAAATCAACACACTTGTACTGCATTGGTTGggtaattttttatctttgctGTCTAATGCTTCATGATTGCATgagatttttctcttcattctTATACACATATAAACTTTGGATCTGAAATGTTCAGGTTTTTCAGCATTGTTGTTCTTCTAATAATCATTTCATAATTTGCAgtattcttttcaattttagtttttcttaGGGAGGCTGGCTAATCTGTTTAGGCACAATGGTTTAAATATACCCATTgaatatgccttttttttttttttttctggattcTTGGGTGTGTGTGGCTGTTAGATTGCTGCAATGAACAGTGTTTATGCAATGGTAACTCATTTCTGTGTGGGTAGTATTTGTAAAAGGTTCTTATTTTTGGAGGCTAGCCATGTGGGATGGTGAGGTGGCAATAGTTTGAGGGGAGAATGTAGTGAGAGGCAAGAAGGGATTGGAGAGAATGATACTGAATCAAGGAGAGAACCCAAGAGAATGggaaattcttttttcttccttttggcAGGAAATGGAGCCTATTTATGATGCTCCAAAATAGTAACTGCACATTAATGGACCAATAATGATGTGGAAACTTTCGGAGACAACATGTGATTGCCCCCTCCCCCCCTTCCTTTCATTCTAATCGAGATCGGTTTGATGCATGTTAATTCTACCTTAGCAAACTTGTAACTCTAGCCACTAAATCAAGACCCTCAAACCAGTCCCAAAATGTTCAATGGTGGGATGGCTAATTTTGCCATTGAGATGCACCAAGTTCATTTTGATGCATGCTAATTCTACCTTAGCAAACTTGGAACTCTAGCCACTAAAGCAAGACCCTCAAACCAGTCCCAAAATGTTCAATGGTGGGATGGCTAATTTTGCCATTGAGATGCACCAAGTTCATTTTAGACCCTTGATCCTTGCTCTTAACTCCAGTAGGCATATTAGCATTAGAGTGTTGTGTCAAGGGTGGCACCTTTGAGGGGGCTTAAGAGATCATTTGTCCACAAGCATTCTAGAGGGAGCATCCTTTTTGTAATAGGAGTGAAACAATCAATCCTCTCAGGTACACATAGTCACCCTTGCCAAGAGATATAGTAGGAGAGAACCCCTCAGCATCCGCTAGAAGCGGGCATCTATGTTTCATGAACATTTGGATAAATGTATTTTGAGATAGGCTTCTATGTCCATATGATGCAACACTATGACATGGAAGCTATTTAGGGAGAATGTGGATCTATGTATGCATTAGATATCAAAGGTACACATCATGTTATTTTGAGGGAAGggcctctcatccttctcttatacctttgttattattaatatatattttgtttctaataaaaaaaggtaCATATCATCTTAGTGGAGAGTGGTCTTGAGCATGTACTACCATGTACAATGTTATCAAAGGCAATCGCTTTGGTCGCCTAGGCCATCAGGCTAGGCGGGGCAGAAAAAAATCGCCTCTTGAAGATCTAGGCAAGGCAGCTTAAAAAAGGCAACGGCTAGGCAATCGCCATGGGATAAGACACAAGGCATAGAGGCGATTGCCTTTGACCATGTGTTAAGATTAAACATACttagattataatttcattcaatcTAATATTGGGTTAAACAaagaataagataaaatattatataataaatcataGAGATAATAAGATGGAGGACTATCAATCTAGTTTTGATGGAAGtgatgacaattttaatttcaatgatgattgatgacgatgatgatgatgccTAAAGCTTCTCTAGAATGTTcaatctcttatttatttatttatttttttagatgtttgaaaaattggaatgtGCATTTAGACAggatgaatatttttaaataatataatgtttCTTATGATATAGggtataatatttaacattttgaataattattactattttgttaattttataggACATCATTAGcgataaaaaattaatagtgtTGATTGTTGAAGACAACATTTATATTGGTTGAGTATCGAGTAGgtaaatatgtatatttttgaTTGCCTTACTATAATCAGGCTATCACCTTGTTTTTTGCCTTTCGCCTTAGGTGACTTGCCTTTTGTTTTCGGCAGCACTGACTATGTACCAAGACATGTGGCATTCTATTATTGGTTGTATCATGATGGAGCTCACATGATGTATATTAGACATGTGGTGCTCTATGGTCGGTCCACCTAGATTTTGCAAAACAGGGCATCTACCATATCACTGCTTGTGAAATAGAGCCTCATTTTTTTGCCTCTGAATTAAATCATATGTAGTTTCAAGGTTCAATTGCTTTAATAACCACCACTCGAATGAAAAGGTTCAAAATACATGATCAATTCTGGTTTCAATTGGCTTATCTAGAAGGATGCTAAGTTAGTGTGATCATGGAAAATCTCATAATTGGAAGGTGCATGATTCCTTTTTTCTGAAGTTCATGAGGGATTCAAGGACGTCTCACACATTTGAATGTGTACAACTACCCAAAAGTATAGTTGATAATACTCCCTGAATCATGCATCTATCAGACACTTTAGGTTAGTGTATTTGAGACTCATTTAGGGGGCACCTCTTGGATGGATATATCAAAACAGACCATTTATGTCCAGTTGGTTGGGTTGTGGCTCATTCTTCTGAACTCACACTTGGTTTCTTTGTGAAATGTGAAGTTAAATGCTATCCCCCACTTGGGTTAAAATAAGAGGCACcagtttatttaatttcctttgaTGGTTTATTCTTGCAGAAGGTCAAAACATCTAAAAAGGCATCCCATtctgcaaatttttttttccaatttgcTTGTTGGATTTCTCCCTCTAAGTCTGTAATAGTCTAAGTTTTTTCACATTGAAGACACATTTTGCTATTTTGCTATTAATCCATGACCATGATCTCCTTAACTGATGCATAAAATCTTAGTCTGTGACTGTAGGGTGGATTTCCCTTGACATTTCTAATCTAGGCTTTCCTGGTTCCTTCTGATCAGAAGGTAGGAGTGTGGTAGTTATGGTTATTTCTGGCTTGTTTGTCTTTAACGCCACATCTAATTGGCAATGTGTTGGTACATATTCTAATTTATGTAGTATTTTGAGTCCTCTTCATTCTGTAATGCAACATCTTCCTTCACACCCCTTATTCTTATTCTCTGAATCAAATATTATAGAATTGGAAATCCATAACCAACatcttgaaagaaaaaataaaatgatgtaTACAGTCTCTCACTCCTACTAGAGGTGGGAAGTTGAAGAGCTTTGTCATGCATCTTGAAACTGTTTGTCAGTGCTAGAGCCACTTAGTTGCACATTGAACTTCACTTGTTTCTGCTATGAGAAACAGAAATCAAAACCACTCGAAAACTGTAAACCCCATTGAAACCACCCATCTTCCTTCTCAACAAAAGGGATAGAAAAGAAGATTAATAAAAAGATTTGCTTGCTTGAAGTTTGTAAGTTgacttacctatcaaaaaaatgtttgtaATTTGACTTGTAATTGTTAACAAAGGAAGTTAATTCCCGCTTGCTTTGTATATGCAATAGGTTGTTCAAGATACAGTTAATGTTGGAACAGAAACTGCAGCAGCTCTCAAGTCGCAGGTCTGTACCTCatcaatattaaatttttttctgatTCTGACACATTGCTACAATTTAGATTCAATTTACAGCACTTGTATTTTACCTTTCTTTTTGAAGGTTTTCCTAAGACATGGTAGCTTAAGTGTTTCAATTTACTTTACGTTTATGTTCAGACTGAACAAATGAGCAGGATTGTTAACGAGCTAGATTCTATCCATTTCTCAATCAAGAAAGCTTCACAGCTGGTCAAGGAAATTGGTAGGCAGGTCAATCTCTAAAATATCCACTTCCCTATCTTTCATATATCAAGCATTGAGTTATTATTTGTGGTACTTACTTGGGTTCTTGCATTAGGTTGCCACTGATCGGTGTATTATGGCCTTGCTCTTCATTCTAGTCATTGGGGTCATAGCCGTCATTATTGTGAAGGTTGGATATCTGTTCACCTCtacatttcttttcatttcctttctttttcttcctgtTACTTCCGATGATTTTGTAAGGgtctcaattttgtttttgtcatTTGCATATCCTGAAACAGTTGGAAGTCAAGCATTGGTATTACTAGGTACTGGGCAATTTATTTTAGTATATCTATTGGGTGCAGTGGTGGAAAATGTTGACCTTGTTTGTCAACCAGTCCAGTAACTTTACAGGCCACATGGGATTTGACATCGGGTTCATCATCTAAACCCAATGGGTTATTGTCTTaagacttaaaatttatttgaatgcaatcataactttttttttgtgtgaaaTTATATCCCCACCCACCTcatttttatctcttttttGAAATTCAGAATTTAATGTAAAAGGCAAAAATACCCTCATCTTCTTCACCCACCATACCTGGCCAAAACCCTATCCTTAATTCCTCCCCCTTCTCCTTACCTTCTCCTTTCCTTCTCCTccttcatcttcatttttattttttattttttattttttattttttagttttatttattattttgtacttttgaaaaaaagaaggaaaaaggggGAGGATCACTGCATGGCCATGACATGCACCTGTAAAGCAGTCAGGACCTGCAATGAAGAGGAAGGGAAAAGAAAGCATAGGGAAAAGGCTGAGGGAGGGGGAAGGAGAGTTAGGGTTTAAAGGTGGGTCTGGTGGGTGATGAAGATGAAAACTTTTTACGTTTTCACATCAAATAtgctattataaaataaaaaataaaaatgaggcAACTGAAGAGATAGCATTGATGGGTGGGGATATGACCACCCCTTTTGTCCCTTGctttaaaagtttttacttcaaatattttatgactttttaaattattacttATATTTTACCCATATTTTCTTACATATTATCTTACTAAGTATATGAAAATAGTTTGAATAGTGGGAATAAATACTTTAAACTGATTTGATTCAAATGAAGGCTTTCTGACTGGTTTATGTTCCATCACGGCTGTAGTTTCTTATGGAGGTGCTCTGCTTGcttagctttgataccatataGAGTTGTACTTTGGAAATTGCTTGAACATTTGTTGTTTATCAATGGTTCGGATTTGTTTCAGACCTGGCCAACTCATCCTAGAGTTGGGCTCAGCCTCCTTATAGGAACCCAAGCCTGAGACCTACCCACCAAACCTTCCCCCTTTATATGAAAATGCCTAGCTAGCTTCAGAGTAACCGTCAAGGCTGGTCTCATTGTCCTACCCTTTTAACCCCCCTAGTTGTATTGCTTTTACAGTTATATTTCCAGAAGAAATCTATATTATATTACTTTCTCATTCTGATAATGATCAGTCACTTTTGCTTAAACCACATCTATTGAATTTTTTCTCCTTGCACCATTCCTCCATTGAGTTAAATAGTACTGGTTTTAATCTTTTGATCACTGTCATTCTCTAATCTGCTTGATTCTCTCCCTCATGATTCTACAGTATTTTGGATGACTTTGCATGATGTAGAGTATATCTACATTGTTTGGCACTTCAACTTAGCCTCTAAATGGTTCCTGCAGTTAACATTCATGGAGCAGTATAGCACCTTTAAATTTGTCTTAATACTGTATAGAGAACTGGTTCACAATCATCAAGtggatcatatttttattactttcaaCCTTAGTAACCATTAAAAAACATGTCCCTTTCCAGAAAAACCATGAAGCACTCATGTCAACATCATCTCTAACTGCATTTTATTAATGTTTGCTTATCACTTACTTCAACTTATTATTACTCAGCTTGTGAACCCAAATAACAAGGACATTCGGGATGTTCCTGGATTGGCCCCACCAGCTCTCACTCGGAAATTACTTTGGCATCCTAATTAAATCTGGCAGTGAATTTCCTCAAGATTTTATCAGACACGATTTGATTGGGTGTAAAATTAGCTGAGATTTTGACGCTGTTGGCATCACTTGGTATAGTGAAAAACCCAATCTGGTTTAAAAGGGTGGATTCTTTCGACACAGGAAACTTGCTGGAGTCGCTATATGATTAATCAGCTTTTCAAAATGCCAGTCTCTTAAACTGCTGTTGTGGCTTGTTCAGTAGCTTCAATCAGATAAGGTTTTGTATGTGATTTGTTTATTCTCCACGGATTACGATTAAGAAAATTGCCACTATTTAGGTGAGGGAATTCTGAGCGTAAATACTTGAAACCAAGATGTTCATACTCCACTGTATAATCACAATGgtgtgtttatttttattt
This DNA window, taken from Vitis vinifera cultivar Pinot Noir 40024 chromosome 2, ASM3070453v1, encodes the following:
- the LOC100259220 gene encoding novel plant SNARE 11 isoform X2, encoding MSSLAGISEELAEIDGQISDIFRALSNGFQKLEKIKDTSRQSRQLEELTGKMRECKRLIKEFDREVKDLEIRNDPETNKMLNEKKQSMIKELNSYVALKKQYATNLENKRIDLFDAPADDVGEENVLLASSMTNQQLMDNGNRMMDETDQVIERSKKVVQDTVNVGTETAAALKSQTEQMSRIVNELDSIHFSIKKASQLVKEIGRQVATDRCIMALLFILVIGVIAVIIVKLVNPNNKDIRDVPGLAPPALTRKLLWHPN
- the LOC100259220 gene encoding novel plant SNARE 11 isoform X1; its protein translation is MSSLAGISEELAEIDGQISDIFRALSNGFQKLEKIKDTSRQSRQLEELTGKMRECKRLIKEFDREVKDLEIRNDPETNKMLNEKKQSMIKELNSYVALKKQYATNLENKRIDLFDAPADDVGEENVLLASSMTNQQLMDNGNRMMDETDQVIERSKKVVQDTVNVGTETAAALKSQTEQMSRIVNELDSIHFSIKKASQLVKEIGRQVATDRCIMALLFILVIGVIAVIIVKVGYLFTSTFLFISFLFLPVTSDDFVRVSILFLSFAYPETVGSQALVLLGTGQFILVYLLGAVVENVDLVCQPVQ